The sequence ATCGCCTTCCCCGCCGCATCTTCCGTGTAAGCATTCGTCGAGCCCCACTTCAGTCCATGCTCGCCCTTGCCCGTGGTGAGCAAGCTATGCGTGCGAAAGAAGACCTCGTCCTTCTTCAACTCCCCCAGCTCGCCGAGCAACTCGCGACCATGCGGCATGTAGGCGTAGTTCGGCTCATCCGCGCCAAAGAATCGCCAAATCTGCTTCAGCGGGCCGATGGGCTTTGCAGCATCGACTTGGATGTGAACGGGAATGGTCTCCGCCACCGGCGCAGGCAACGTGCCCTCATAAACACGCACATAATCGACCACGAACTCATCTTCCTTCGTCGGGTCCTTCTCCCATTGATTCGTCGCGCCGGCCCAGACAGCCGCCTCGCAGCTCAGCTTCAGATAGCCCGGCTTTTGACATGGCCCTTTCGACGGCGTCTTGCCATCGCCCTTCTGCCCGAGCCGCATGAGATCCGTCCTGCCGACCTCTCTTCCGTCGAAGAATGCCACATAGAAGTGCTCATCCCAATACAAACCGAAGCGATGAAATCCGCCATCGCTCAACTCTGGTGTCGGCGCGAGTTTGACCCCGGTGGAGTTGTGTTCTTTGCCATAGCCGTTCCAGTGAAAGGCCATGCCGTAGTGAGGCTCACCCGCTTGCTGAAAACTCTCCATGATGTCCGTCTCGATGCCTTCACGCGTATCGGAGCTGTTCACGTTGCCGCACATCATCCAAAACGCGGCCCAGTAGTCCGACTTCATGTTCTTCGGCAACTTCGCCCGCGCCTCGAAGTAGCCGTAACGCTGCGCAAACATCGTCTGCTTTGGATCATAGTCCTTCCGCGTCCGCACCGCCGCGCAGTCATAGCGCAGCACCGGATCGTCGCTCAATCGGATGCCAAGATGCAACGCCCCATCGCTCACCGTCGCCAGCGACTCCACCCACCGACAACTTCCCTGTCGCGGCATCTTGGGTGCCTGCCATTTCGTGGTGTCGAGTTTGTCGCCCTCGAACTCATCGCTGAAAGTGAGCTTGAACCGGCTGAGATCGAGTTCCTGCCCATGAGCGACGGACAAGGTGAGTGCGAGGAAGAGAGCGAAGAGGCGTGTCATAAAAGTGGCTGCGGCTTAAGCCGCAGCTTCTAGCATCAATTTCGGCTAAAGCCGAAGCCACATTCAAAACTATGGCGGGCTGACGAGGAACGCGGATTTGATCCACGCTGACTTTCACCATTACTCATCATGCCAAGCAACTTGTCCGCGAAGAGCCACCCGAGTCTTGCCTGCGTTGAAGTTCGCCCGTCTGAGCGTGGGTTTGGAATCAACGACTCCGTCCTCGTGCAATGTCTGCCTTCAGCGCGGTGAAGAGTTCCTTGGCTTTGTTGGGCTCTTGGGTGAAGACGTTGATGGTCTCGCCCGGATCGGTGCGGAGGTTGTAGAGTTGGAACTTGTCGATGAGACCTTTGCCTTTGGTCTCGACGATGGTGTCAGGCGTTATCGTGCCGTCCTTCACGGTATAGATCCAGGAGGGCAGAATGAGTTTCCAGTCGCCGTCGCGGATGGCGAGCGTGTAGGAGCCGTAGTTCACGTGGACCATGCCGTTGCGAATGGGTTGCGCGGGTTTCTCGCCGCGCAGAAGGGGTGAGATGTCGAAGCTGTCCTCGCCTGCGTCGTTCGGGAGTTTTTCATCGAGCAGCGCCGCGATGGTGGCCATCATATCGCTGAAGCAGATCAACTCGTCGCACGAGCTGCCTGCTTGGATCTGACCCGGCCAGCTCGCGATGAAGGGCATGCGATGTCCGGCTTCGGTGAGTGCGCCTTTCATGCCATTCCACGGACCAGCGGCGCGGTGATCGAACTTTTCGATGTCCTGCGGATACCAGACGGGGCCGTTGTCGCTGGAAAAGACGATGAGTGTGTTGTCCCGCAGTTTCAGCTTGTCTAAAGTGGTCAGCACTTGGCCGATCATGGCGTCCACATTCATCACATAGTCGCCGTATTGGCCCGCGCTGCTCTTGCCTTTGAACTCGCTCGCGGTGGCCCACGGCGCATGAGGCGCGGGGATGGCGTAGTAGAGGAAGAAGGGGATGTTGTTCTTGGTTCCCTGTTCTTGGTTCTTGGTTCGTTTCTCGAGCCAGGCATCTGCCTTGGCTGCAAGGGTGGAAAGATAGCCTTCGAACTTCCATCCCGGTGCCGCGAGGCCTTTGCGCCAGTGTGCGCCTTGCGTCTCGGGATTGGTCACGCCTTCGCCGGGATGGTCTTCGATGGTTTCGGTCGGTTCGACGACGAAGCGCTTGTTCTCGATGAACGCATACGGTGCCTGTTCCGGTGCATCGAAGCCGAAGTAGTCATCGAAGCCAAAGTCCACGGGCGACATCTTCAGCGTCCCATCCGCCTGAGCAGTTGTTGACATGCCCTGATGCCACTTGCCGACGCAGGCTGTGGCGTAGCCCTGCCGCTTCATTAGCGTGGCGAGGTTCAAGCGCTGCGGCTCCGACTGGAGCATGGGCAACGGGAAATGCAGCAGTTCGTGGCCGTTGCGGGTCGTTTTTTTGGCGTCCCTGGAGTTCCAGGTGCGATACGGCATCCGTCCCGTGAGCAGGCTATACCGGCTCGGCACACAAATGGACGCCCCCGCATGAGCATTCGTGAACTTCATCCCCGCCGCCGCGAGCTTGTCGATGTGCGGCGTCGCGATCTTCGACTGCGGATTGAAGCAATGCGGATCGCCCCAGCCCATGTCATCGACGAGGATGATGAGGACGTTGGGCCGTGACGCAGGCACTCCTGCCTGCGGTGTTCCTGAAGCGCCATGCAGAACGGCCAGCGGCGCGAGAAGCAGAGCCGTGATGAGTGAGGGGATGTGTTTCATTTCGCTTTTGAGTTTGTCTTTGGCACATCTTGGAGCTGTTGACCATCGAGCACCATCTGGTAATCGGGATGCCTGACGACAGGCTTCTCATCGGCGGCGTGCAGCGCTGTCATCGAGGTGAAAAGAAGAGCATTGAAGAGTCGGAGTGCCTGCCGCATGAGTTTGAGGTCGTCACTGTGTGCAGGGGGCCGGCATTCGCCATCTGCATTCTAGGGCGACCGATCATGAAGCGTCGCAGGCGCTTCGGTGATTCACGGCAACGCCTCACGCAACACTTCGGCCAGTTGTTTTGCGGTAGGGAGACGTCCTTTGAACTCGGCGGGCAGCTTGGCTTGCAGTTCATATTCGGCGACGCCGATGGGGTTCTGCTTGGTCTTGAGGGCAAACTCCACTTCGATGTCGTCCTTCTCAGCGCAGAGGATGATGCCGATGGACGGGCGGTCGTCAGGAGCGCGTTCGGTTTCGTTGAGGAGATTGAGGTAGAAGTCCATCTTGCCCGCGTGCTCGGGCTCGAAGGGGCCGAGTTTCAGATCGAAGGCGACGAGGGCCTTGAGGAAGCGATGGTAGAAAAGCAGGTCCACGAAGTATTCCTTCCGCCCAAGCGCGAGCCTGTATTGCCGGCCAACGAAGCAGAAGCCGTAGCCGAGTTCGAGGATGAAGCTTTGAAGCCGCTCGATGAGCCTGTTCTCCAGCTCTCGTTCCTTCATGGCACGGCCAATGCAGAGGAACTCCAGGTTGTAGCGGCTCTTGAGCATTTCATCAGCCTGCTCGGCAAAGTGATCGGGCAGAGCGAGTTCAAAGTTGTGCGTCTTCTTCTCTTTGACGGCGCGCTCGAAGGCTCCGGCCTTGATTTGGTTCAGCAGCACGCTGCGACTCCAGCCGAGCTTCGCGGTGGCGCGGAGGTAGTAGAGGCGGGCGGCGGGGTCGGTGATTTTGTTGAGGATGACGAGGTGTTGCCCCCATGGAATCCTGGCAACCAATTCTCTCACAGCTTGTGAGAGTTTTTCTGGAACAGCTTGTTCCAGAGGATTGATGCCCGTATTCGTCCGAGTCTCTGTCAATTCTGCGACAGGCTGTCGCAGACTCGTCTCGGAGCCGATGGGTTCCAATTCTGCGACAGCCTGTCGCAGAATTAGCTCCAAGCCTGCCGTCCGCGTTTTGGCGACACCTTGACGCCAAAAGTTGGGGTCTGAATAAGCAAGATAGAGCCGCTTCATGTCCCAGATGTTTCGAGCCGAAAACCCGCTCATCTCCGGGAACGCTCGCTGCAAATCCTTCGCCAAGCGCTCCACCACGGCATCACCCCAAGCGGCGTTCTTCTGCTTCTCGACGATGCCTTGCCCGATGTCCCAGTAGAGCAGCACTAAGTCATAATTGACCGCTCGGGCGGCGTGGACACGAGCGGCGACAACTCGCTGCTTTAACTGAGCGAGGAACGTGGTGTAGTCTTGCGGGATGGGCGCGGGCTTCATGACGATGCCGACACTGTGAGCAGTGCCACGCTTCCCGCCAATGGGATTCTACGCCGCCGCATTCCTCATCTCCGCGAGTCTGCCCAACTGCCATCACTTCTTGCCGCGCGGTTTCGCGCGAGCAGGCGTATCGCGGAGCTTCTGCCCATCGAGTGTGATCTCTTTCGTTGCATCAAGACCAACAACGCGGCTTTTGCTCGTCGCATCGGGTTGCGTGTGGTTTTCGGGATCGGTGAGGGTGTTGCCTTTCACGGTCACGCGGGTGCTGTGGCGAAGGAGGATGGCTTGGCGGTCGGGTTCGTCGTTGGGGCGGGCGAGGAGGGTGGCGCGGAGGGTGGCGCGGACGGGGGAGTTGATGACGTTGGTTTCGATGCGGGAATCCTGGATGCCGATGAGGTTCATGGCGGGGCCGCCGCTGCGGGTGATCGTGTTGCCGGTGATGATGAGGCGCTCGATCGGCGGGGTGCCGAAGCCGCCTTGTGCATTGTGGGCGTGCGCCTCGATGGCGGCATTGTGAGGGCGTGAGCTGACGTCGATGAAGGTGTTGTCGGTGATCGTGATGTCGCTGGGGATGCCGCCGACGAGGCCCATGCCGGTGTTGAGGCTGATGTTGCTGCCCATGCGGGTGAAGGTGCAGCCGCGCACGAGTCCGGGGCCGGACATGATGAGCAGGCGCTGGAAGTTGTCCTCCCAGCGGCAGTTTTGCACTACCCAGCCTCCGCATTCGTGGTCGAGCCACTCGGCCTGCGCTTCGGCAAAGGGCGTGGCGTCTTGATCGAGGGTGAGTTGGTAATCCTGGTGCGAGATGAGCTTCGCCTCGCCGAGCAGCGCACCGTTTTTGCGATGGATAAAGCGCAAGCGGTCGCCAGCACGGGCGTTGCGGAGCGTGGGAAGCAGCGCGCCATTTGTCTCCAGCGTGACCTGTTTGCCGGACACGGATTTCACCTTGCCCCAGATGCCGTGGAAGTTCTGCAAATCATCGGCGGTGTGGCGGATGGTGACGTTGTCCATCACGCAGCCATATCGCGTGGAGCGGCAGAGGAAGCCGTCCGCGCCTTTCCACTGGCTGCTGCCGGGTCGCGGGCCGAAGTAGCAGTCCTTCCACAGATGTGCGCCATCGCCGCCGCTCTCGCTGGGGCCGCCTTTGGCCACATATACGCTGACGCCGTGCAGGGTGATGTTCGCCGAATCATCGAGCACGATGGCTCCCGTGCCGGTGTAGAGGCAGGAGAGGCCATCGCCCACGCGCACCACCCCGAGGTCGCCATACGCACGCTCCCAGTTCGCATCGTGAAGGCGCTCCATGAGCTGCGGTTCGAGCATGTTCACCCAGTAACGCCCGCCCTCGGAAGGCGTGATGTCTTTGTAGCGCAGCTTCCGCACACCGGCCTGCATGTCGTAGAGCGGCACGCAGAAGCGGCCGTCGCTCTTGAAGGGAAACAAGCGCTGCTCGTCGGCCCCCTTGTAGCTCGTGGGCACCACCACGCCGGGCGAGGGCTGGATTTCAAAGCGATTGCCCTCGCGGTCGATGCGCGTGATGCGGCCCTCGATGCAGCCGCGTGTGCCGCGGTCGATGATCGCGCCGCGCAGCACGAGGTTGCGGCAGTTGCGAAAACCCACGCAGCGATGCCCCGGCGGCATCTGCTTGTCATCGAGATCGAACCAAAACGTCGCGCCCGTGGCATCGATCACGAAGGGATGCGCGGCATCGCGCTGCATGTTTTCGAAGCCCAGTGGAAAAATCACCTTCGCCCCCTGCCAGCGCTCCTGGCCGAAGCGATAGTCCCCCGGAGCCAGCGTCACCGACTCCGCCCCCGCCTCAAACGCCTTCATCACCATCGGCATCACACCTTTGCCCAGCTCCCGCTGCGCCTCCTTCTCCGCCTCCGTGAACTGCGGCCCGGCGGGCAGATCAAAGCCGAAGCGATACTCCTCCGGCGATGGCGACTTCGATTCCAAGATCGCACGTTGATGCGGCGAGAGGTGATCGCGAGCATCGGAGGCATGGAGCGAGGTGAGCGTAACGAACAGCAGGGAGGTCAACGACAAGGCGGTTTTCAGCATGAAAATAGAAGAACGTGGCAAGGTGTGGCTTCAAGAAGACGAAAGAGCTGTTTTCGTCTTTCCCGGCTCTACTTCATTTCACCAGTCCAGCGGCACCGACGGCCCAGATCTTCACCTTGGCGGCTGATCCTGCGGGCACTTTGCTGCCTGCGAAGTCGATACGCACGCGGTGCTGGCCTGGGGGCAAGTCCTCGGCCAGCGGCAAGCGGTTGGGACTGTTTTTCAAAGGCTGCGCTTTGCCGCCGTCGATGGAGAAGCTGGCGAAGGGTTCAGAGTCCTTGTCGATGTCGTATCCCACGAAGAGCAGCTTGCCCGCGAAGCCAAACTCAATGCTACCATCGGTCGAAGCGGGGCTTTCCCACCTGGTGTGGTCCGCGTTTTGGGTCCATCTGCTGTTTTGAGTGGGCTTCAAGTCGGTGCCTTGGGCATAGCGACAATTGGCAAAGAGGTCCGTGATCATTGGCGCGGGGAGGTCCGCACGACTCGCGGTGGCGCTCGATTCGGGCTTGGCATTTACGTCATTGAGCAGCGCGATCAAAAGCTCGGAGGCGAGAATGTGTCCGGTGTCGTTCGGATGCACCACGTCGGCATACATCACCTCCCACACCGCGCGACCACTGTAAATCTCCGGCCACCAGGCATCGCGAAAGCTGACCATCGGCAGATCATAATGACGGCCCAGCATGTGCTGCGTCTCCTGAGCGTTTTCGCCCTTCCGCTGCATGAAGAACAACTACACCAGGGCCGGCTGCTGCGGCTCGCGGAGGATCTGCCTCAGCACGCCCTCATAGCTGCCCCAGAACATCGGCACCGGGTGATTGTCGTTCACCGCATACTCCACGATGACGAGGTCTGGCTTCTTGCTCAGCACATCGCGTTGCACCCGCATGGCACCGTAGAGCGAGTTCGTGCCGCCGATGCCTGCATTCACAAAGCGCACCTTCGCCTTCGGAAAGGTCCGCGTGAACCAATCCGCCACCCGTGAGATGTAGCGATTCTTCGGCTCCTTTGTCTGCAACCCACCCGCCGTGATCGATCCCCCAATCGCCGCCACGCAAATCTCCTCCCCACGCCGCGCCTTCGCCATTACTGCTGCCAATCGGCTCACATCCCCTTGGGAGACAAGGCCTCGCTGCTTGATGGACGCCGTGGTCACAGGTGCCTCCGCGTGAACCACGGCAGTGAGTTGAAACGAGATGCCCGTGAGAAGGGCGAGGTAAAGGGGCGAGATGATTTTCATGAGAGAGAAAGAGGTGAGAAGAAAAGAGCGCATCAGACATCCCCAAGCACACCCTCACTCGCTCCGAACTGCTCGGTCTCGATGCCGGTTTGTTGCAACATGCGGACGAAGAGGTTGCTGAGCGGCGTGTTGTTTTTGAGGTCTTTGAGGACGTGGCCTTGATGCTTGTAGCCGCCGCCGGCGAGGATGATGGGGAGGTTCTCGCAGGTGTGGGCGGAGGCGTTGCTGAGGTTGCTGACGTTGAGGATGGAGGTGCTGTCGAAGAGGCTGGTGTTACCTTCCTTGGCCTGCTGCATGGTGGTGAGGAAGCGGCTGAGTTGCTTCAGCTCGGTCTCCTCGATCATGGCGAGTTGCTCGATCTTGGTTTCGTCTTTGCCGTGATGCGAGGCGTCGTGGTGAGCGAGGGTGAGGCCGTCGAGCTTGGCGCGTCCGGCATCGCCCATGGTGAGGAGGATGACGCGGGTGGAGTCGGTCTGGAAGGCGAGGCGTG is a genomic window of Verrucomicrobiaceae bacterium containing:
- a CDS encoding arylsulfatase, with the protein product MKHIPSLITALLLAPLAVLHGASGTPQAGVPASRPNVLIILVDDMGWGDPHCFNPQSKIATPHIDKLAAAGMKFTNAHAGASICVPSRYSLLTGRMPYRTWNSRDAKKTTRNGHELLHFPLPMLQSEPQRLNLATLMKRQGYATACVGKWHQGMSTTAQADGTLKMSPVDFGFDDYFGFDAPEQAPYAFIENKRFVVEPTETIEDHPGEGVTNPETQGAHWRKGLAAPGWKFEGYLSTLAAKADAWLEKRTKNQEQGTKNNIPFFLYYAIPAPHAPWATASEFKGKSSAGQYGDYVMNVDAMIGQVLTTLDKLKLRDNTLIVFSSDNGPVWYPQDIEKFDHRAAGPWNGMKGALTEAGHRMPFIASWPGQIQAGSSCDELICFSDMMATIAALLDEKLPNDAGEDSFDISPLLRGEKPAQPIRNGMVHVNYGSYTLAIRDGDWKLILPSWIYTVKDGTITPDTIVETKGKGLIDKFQLYNLRTDPGETINVFTQEPNKAKELFTALKADIARGRSR
- a CDS encoding DUF1016 family protein; its protein translation is MKPAPIPQDYTTFLAQLKQRVVAARVHAARAVNYDLVLLYWDIGQGIVEKQKNAAWGDAVVERLAKDLQRAFPEMSGFSARNIWDMKRLYLAYSDPNFWRQGVAKTRTAGLELILRQAVAELEPIGSETSLRQPVAELTETRTNTGINPLEQAVPEKLSQAVRELVARIPWGQHLVILNKITDPAARLYYLRATAKLGWSRSVLLNQIKAGAFERAVKEKKTHNFELALPDHFAEQADEMLKSRYNLEFLCIGRAMKERELENRLIERLQSFILELGYGFCFVGRQYRLALGRKEYFVDLLFYHRFLKALVAFDLKLGPFEPEHAGKMDFYLNLLNETERAPDDRPSIGIILCAEKDDIEVEFALKTKQNPIGVAEYELQAKLPAEFKGRLPTAKQLAEVLREALP
- a CDS encoding right-handed parallel beta-helix repeat-containing protein, with product MLKTALSLTSLLFVTLTSLHASDARDHLSPHQRAILESKSPSPEEYRFGFDLPAGPQFTEAEKEAQRELGKGVMPMVMKAFEAGAESVTLAPGDYRFGQERWQGAKVIFPLGFENMQRDAAHPFVIDATGATFWFDLDDKQMPPGHRCVGFRNCRNLVLRGAIIDRGTRGCIEGRITRIDREGNRFEIQPSPGVVVPTSYKGADEQRLFPFKSDGRFCVPLYDMQAGVRKLRYKDITPSEGGRYWVNMLEPQLMERLHDANWERAYGDLGVVRVGDGLSCLYTGTGAIVLDDSANITLHGVSVYVAKGGPSESGGDGAHLWKDCYFGPRPGSSQWKGADGFLCRSTRYGCVMDNVTIRHTADDLQNFHGIWGKVKSVSGKQVTLETNGALLPTLRNARAGDRLRFIHRKNGALLGEAKLISHQDYQLTLDQDATPFAEAQAEWLDHECGGWVVQNCRWEDNFQRLLIMSGPGLVRGCTFTRMGSNISLNTGMGLVGGIPSDITITDNTFIDVSSRPHNAAIEAHAHNAQGGFGTPPIERLIITGNTITRSGGPAMNLIGIQDSRIETNVINSPVRATLRATLLARPNDEPDRQAILLRHSTRVTVKGNTLTDPENHTQPDATSKSRVVGLDATKEITLDGQKLRDTPARAKPRGKK
- a CDS encoding SGNH/GDSL hydrolase family protein, which encodes MKIISPLYLALLTGISFQLTAVVHAEAPVTTASIKQRGLVSQGDVSRLAAVMAKARRGEEICVAAIGGSITAGGLQTKEPKNRYISRVADWFTRTFPKAKVRFVNAGIGGTNSLYGAMRVQRDVLSKKPDLVIVEYAVNDNHPVPMFWGSYEGVLRQILREPQQPALV